tgagatttaattttataagacAATATGATATAAGATCGTGTTCATGTAGTTAGTGTTTAAAAGTTTCTTAGCAAAATTTTGACGAAGAATTGGATTGCAACTACAAGGGGGATTTCCTCGGAGAATTATTTACGATGGCTACACAGGGAATTTATTTAAATGAGGTTTATTTAAATGAGGTTTACGTGTTGCTAGGGTGTAATAATGTTTGATTAAtcattaaatcttttattaaaaCATACagtggaaaatataaaaagtagattttattttgtaaacaagataggatatatagtttattttaataataattaatgaaatgaaatatattTAATGACCAAATTAACTCGATTTAATAATTCTATTTAAAATGATCTAATGATAGGTAAAACCTAGAAGTATAGGacttgctaaaacaaaaaaaatatatacttcTTTCTCTGgagttaaataaaataacagATGCAGATGCAGTGGCGGACCTATTAAGGGTCTTGGGGATCCATGAAACCCCCAATAATTTTAAATGCCACTATATATTATGTATTCATTTAAATTATGTACTGACTTAGTATCCCAAGTGGTAAGCCTCAAGGCCTACCAAGTTATCAGCCTGTGTTGTGTTCGATTCCCATGGAGCTTACAAGTAAGTTACAACTATTATTTCATTCCtttgtttttaaatttgtatttttgcaattttttgtGATGTTCTTACAAGTTACAACTATTATTCATAAAAacattttatgttttatattaattcattaattaacttatttcaaaatttattcataattgattatttcttttttttttgctattttttgtgatgttttttctatttttctacaACTTACACACAAAAAAGTATATATACTTCATTACTTaacttatttcaaaatttactcataattttaaaaaattaacataTATATATCTCGAATTTTCATActatcatttaattatttctatccCATTACTCATCTCATGCGCATCTTTGTTGTAATTTTCGGTTGCACCGACAAGAAAAAAACCCAACAATTGTTATCAATATATTGGACTCCTAACGTCAAAATCCTGTGTCCGCCACTGAACAGATGAATGTCGTTTTTTATCACCAAAGTATAATAAAGAGTAGAAGTGACCTCACAGGATTACAGGGTTGGGCCGTTATAAACATTTCATAAGACTTTAGTTGGAAGTAAACTGAATTAAAAGTGGCCCTCACCAAATACTTGGACAACTTGTGAAGTTAGAAAATTCAACTACATTTGTATTTAGAAAATCAATTGAGCGAATCATATTAGTAAATATAGATTAATGAGGCGGAATACATTTCAATTAATATAATAAGGATAAACATTCATATTCACAACTCGAATATATTGTACATTTGAAGGGCATCAATAATGCATTTGTGCCCGCGGCTGCCTCGGAGGCACTAAAATTTGGTTGCAAGACAAGGATGGATGGGCTGTTCGTGGAATGAACCGAGGCCACAgtgcatattttattttaaaatattagagaataatataaatgatgaaatgaaaaaaataaattgtgagTGGATTTTGGCTGAAATTTGTGACTGAGATGTAAAATTGGAggataataaattaattagaatagtaatttaaaaaatattctttattttttgtttaattataattaatttttaggaattatatattttaattagattGCACGTTTAATTTAAATAGAATATGACAATAAATAAAGTGAAATATAAAATAACAGATGGGACAAATGATTGTTATGAAAACAAATGATGGATTCTGGACAGAAGAAAAAAGGACATGTCCCATGATATTTGACATCTTTCAAATATTGATCTTGATCGATCTACGTAATCTTGGCAAAATAATTAGTACAAAATTCCCCATACTGAAATTTCTACTCTAATATATAGGTCAACTCCCATATAAAACAATATAATTGTATAGTTTTacttataaaatataatatgaaCAATAATGAATTAGAGTATAAATGTGTACAAAATTATTCACCCccgtcccattagaaatgaacaTTTGTTTTTCAGCACGAGATTTtttgtagtgttgttttgtaagttaatgAGAAGAGAATagaataagagagatgaaaaagtagagatgttattttcattttagaaaacgttacagttttaatgggacaatccaaaaaagaacacttttcatttttaatgagatagagggttttatattagtattattattgaCTCATTGATTCCTACTATGTTTCATCCTTATACTACTCCTATTACTTATTAGGGTTCGTTTGGTTTCCATGTTAGCCATAGTTAGTCATCTCTATCTACCCTTCATTCCATGTTTGGTTTCCATGATAGCAATCTTTGTGACCCGCATCAAGAATCCCAATACCCGACACAGAGTGAGTTATGGAAAACAAAAAACCAGATAACTCAATCGGCAGTTCATCGTGCGATTGTCCACAATCAACTATTTGAATATTTCGAATTTCAACCAAATTACTTGAATAACCCTTCATTTACACCCTCCCATCTACTACTTCAACATTCATCCGTCAAGTGCAGATCGGCGACGCGTTGGGTGAGACACTGCAGCACGAAAATCGTTTGTGGCTTTGTTGCTTGCGTCGTTGTTTAACAAATGAGATGGGTTTAACCTAATTCGAATTTCTCACTGCGTTTGTGTTAATTCGTATAGGTCGCAAACGAAACACCTGGGTAAATCGATTGGTGAGGAGCCATGGCCGACCAAGGCACTTCTCAGAAGGTCAGTTCGTCAACACTTTGAACTCGAGAAATGTATACCGCGATGCATAAACACATATGGTGTTTTGTATGTATGATGTGACAATATTATGCTCTTGAGTATCTATGGTCACGATTTGTTGCTAAATGGCATCCCGGTGGGTGTAATATGTATACGAGTGTGAAAGGATTTTGTTTATATAGAATCGATCTCCCATGTTGTTGGTGAAGCGATTGAAGTGAGTTTGTTAATCGATGTTGGAGGTCATAATAGAGCGAttgaatatataaatttgtgggTTTGTAACTAAGCTTCTGTATGAATTTGCTCCTCAGCACCCATGGCATTTGCAATGTGTTCCAATGTGCCCGGATGTATGCTGTTATATGCATATGTGGTATGAGGACATGAATTTTGTTGCATATATTTGATTGATTCGATGCTGCTACTGATGCTATTGAAGTCCGTATGCTTGTGTAGTTGATTTATGCATCTATTTTATGTCTTTGTGATGACATTGTAGAGTGATTTATGCTATGATTATATGGCATTTGATATGCTGCTATAGTGTCCGAATCAATATGATCAGTCACATTTTACATTGCTCATAGGTCGATAAAAAGGAAACAACCGAGCTGCTGATTTTGCTTGAGGAAATACTAAGAAACCATCAGTCGAACATGCTTCTTATCATGATGGTTATCACACTGGCCAGATCCAGTGCACATAAAAGAAAATGGGGTGGAGGAGGTACGGCGTAGGAAATGATTGACTCCATCCCTGCTCATGTCAAGCAGCTGGATAGGCTCGTCCGTGTTTCTGATCGTTCCTGTATAGACAATCTGCGGATGGATAGAAACACTTTCGGAAGATTATGTCGCATTCTGCATTGTCGGGCTGGATTAGTAGACCAAAAATTCGTCACTGTGGAGGAACAAGTTGCTATGTTCTTGTCCATTCTAGCACACCACAAAAAGACTCGGGTTGTTGGCCATGATTTCACGCGTTCTTCTGAAACAGTGtctaaatacacacatttgGTGCTCCGTGGGGTGCTCAATTTGCATGAGCTGTTATTAGTGAAACCTGAACCGGTCGGTGATGACTGCACGGACTCAAGTTGGAAGTGGTTTAAGGTATGTGAAATACACGAGATCGCTATACTCTTTATGTTTTTCCAAGCAATGAACTTTCTCCTCTACCAAAATATGCTTGTAGGGTTGTCTAGGAGCGCTAGATGGGACGTACATACACGTACGAGTGCCCATTTCTGACACACCACGTTATCGTAATAGAAAGGGGCAAGTATCAACAAACACACTTGCCGTGTGTGATCGACAGCTTCAGTTCGTTTACGTACTGCCAGGATGGGAGGGTTCAGCAGGTGATTCGAGGGTATTACGCGATGCAATCAGTCGGCCTCTCGGGCTGAAAGTACCCAAAGGTAAAGCATTCTGACATATATCTTAGTCAAgtgtagggctggcaattttcgacacgacacgataatctgacacgaatccgcacgaaattattgggttgggctcaagtcttattggattcgtgtccttatcgggttgacccattaagaacccgataatttcgggttgggttcgggtcggatgtgGGTcagatacgggtaacccattaagaaataatattattatttttattattatttaaaaaaatatatattaatttaatttttttaatttcttataaattaggtttaaatagtataaaatgaattttaattgtgtaaattaggttaaaattaaggtttaatcgtgtaatattaggttttaatcgtgtaatatcaggttcgggttgttatcgtgtcgtgtcaacccatattatatcgtgtcgataacgggttcgtgtcgggtgcgggtcatgttcggatttgaaggtagcaggtcgggttcgtattcggatttacagtttccttaacaggtcgggttcaggttatgccttattgggttgggtcattatcaggttgacccgataatgacccaatccgcacgatttgccagccctagtcAAGTGGGAAGGCTTGACCCTCACCATCTCACATTCTGTCCCGTTTTCAGATTGCTATTATCTCTGCGACAATGCGTATGCCAACAGTGAGGGATTCATCACACCGTACAAAGGCCTTCGGTACCATTTGAAGGAGT
This sequence is a window from Salvia splendens isolate huo1 chromosome 5, SspV2, whole genome shotgun sequence. Protein-coding genes within it:
- the LOC121804194 gene encoding putative nuclease HARBI1, with protein sequence MIDSIPAHVKQLDRLVRVSDRSCIDNLRMDRNTFGRLCRILHCRAGLVDQKFVTVEEQVAMFLSILAHHKKTRVVGHDFTRSSETVSKYTHLVLRGVLNLHELLLVKPEPVGDDCTDSSWKWFKGCLGALDGTYIHVRVPISDTPRYRNRKGQVSTNTLAVCDRQLQFVYVLPGWEGSAGDSRVLRDAISRPLGLKVPKDCYYLCDNAYANSEGFITPYKGLRYHLKEWGHGTQAQQTADELFNLKHSKARNVIERSFAVLKMCWGILRSPSFYPIEVQTGLIIACFLLHNFIRTHMEVDPYEELVLGQHEDGYESDLDDPLVPTISTVAPIPMWTKKRDDLAAAMWAHRPNV